The DNA region TGCCGAGATTGCCCATAAAGTCGTGGAGTCGATTGAGAAAGCAAGATATAGACTAAACAACAAGCAGATAAAAGAGTATCTAAACTATTTTCAAGTCATTACTCCGATGAAAGGCGGCACACTTGGCTCAAACAACCTAAACATAGTTTTGCAGGAGTATTTCAACCCAAACCCTAAAAAGTGCGTAAAAAAAGGCGGAGTAGAGTTTAGGCTGATGGATAAAGTAGTTCACACGAAAAATGAAAATATGACCTCTTGGAGCGGCGAGGGGTACAAAAATGGCGAGGATTCGGCACTTAGACGCATATATAACGGTATGAGCGGACTTATTTTTAAGATAGAAGAGGATGATGAACAAGTGGCAGTTTTTTATCCGAATGAAGATATTGTAGTCGTTTATGAGTATGAGGAGCTTCGTAGCCATCTTATGCTCTCATATGCGCTTACTATCCATAAAGTCCAAGGTATGGAGTACGACATAGTAGTTATTCCTATGAGTTTTTCGCACTACATTATGCACAATACAAAACTTATATACACCGCTATAACAAGAGCAAAACACCGCTGTATTGTTATCGGCGAGAGTATGGCATTTGAGAGTGCATGTAAAAAGCTTGAAGTAACCGCAAGAGATACGGTGCTTTTAGAACTATAAGGACTATTTTATAAATATAGATTTATAATGACTCATCTTAAGTGTGGAGTTTTACATGTCGACAGGAAATAGATTGAAAATAGCTATTTGCGGTAAAAGCGGTCTGGTTGGCTCAAAGCTGGATAAGTTGTTTACTTCACAGCATAATGAGGTTATCGGTGTAAAAATACGCGAAGATACATCAGCCCTTGATGTTGCAAAACAGATTGAGAAGTGCGATGTTTTGATCAATCTAAGCGGGGTTACTATTTTGGCCCGCTGGAGCAGTGAATACAAAAAAAAGCTTTATAGCAGCCGTATAGATACAACAAAAAAATTGGTTGATGCCATAGAGATTTGCAAAGAGAAGCCTAAACTCTTTTTGACATCATCTGCCGTGGGTATTTATGACTCTACTCATTCGCATAGTGATGATTCTACGGATTTTGCCGATGATTTTTTATCCGCACTCTGCAGAGATTGGGAAGCCGAAGCAAACAGAGCGCAAAACTTTGGAGTCAGAACGGTTGCAATGCGTTTTGGTGTTATATATGCAAAAGAGGGCGGTGCAATGGATAAGATACTGCCGCCTTTTAAAATGGGAGTTGGCGGAAAGCTCGGAAGCGGAGAGCAGATAGTATCGTGGATACATATAGACGACCTCTTAAGAGCGATTTTATTTATAATGAAGACACCGGAAATAAGCGGCAGCGTAAACTTTACATCGCCGTATCCTCTTACAAACAGTGAACAAACCGAAATCTTGGGCAAGGTTCTAAACCGTCCCGTATTTTTAGGCGTTCCATCGTTTGCTCTTAAGTTGGTTTTTGGAGAAGGCTCTAGGGTTATGCTTGACTCAAAAGAGGTTTATCCTGCAAAGCTGTTAGAACACGGATTTGTTTTTGATTATGAAAAATTTGAAGACGCTTTGTTGGAAATAGTTAGGTAGCCAAAGGAGAGCAAGATGGTAAATCCAATTTTATTAAGAGTTGCAAAAAGTGCGATACTGCGTAAGTTTGACACCTCATACAAGTTTGACGAAAAAAGTTTGCTTGAGATTTATCCGCTATTAAAAAAAGAGGGTGCGGCTTTTGTGACGCTAAAATATGATCATCATTTGCGCGGCTGTATAGGTTCTATAATTGCGCATCGTTCATTGTACGACGATGTGGTCAACAATGCCGTGTCGGCTGCATTTAATGACCCAAGATTTCATCATCTTCATGAAAATGAGCTTTCTCATATTTGGGTTGAAGTCTCCGTTCTTACCGAGCCGGAAATTTTAGAGTATGAAGATTTTAATGATTTGCTTAAAAAAGTAGAGCAGGGTGTTGACGGGCTTATCATAAAACACGATGTATATCAGGGAACTTTTTTGCCTCAAGTCTGGGAGCAGCTAAAAACGCCTAAAGAATTTTTGGAACATTTAAGTATGAAAGCAGGTTTAAGCCCATCCGTGTATGACCTGCATCCCGAGATATATAGATATCATGTGGAAGCGATAGAAGAGAAGTTTGATGATATATTGCCGTTATAGAGATAAAGTCGCAGGAGTGTAAAATGAAACGAAAAATGAGCGTAAGCGGTGCTTTTTATCCGGGAAGAGCCGTCGAGATTGAGAGATATTTTGAACATTTTAGTGCAATTTATGATGAAGACAGCGTTTTGCCCGATGTTAAAAGCAAAATAGTCATAGTTCCGCATGCCGGTTATGTCTACTCCGGATATAGCGCAAATGTTGCTTACAGGATATTGCAAAAGAGCGGAGCAAAAAAGTTTGTCGTAATCGGACCGTCGCATAAAGTGGCGTTTGAGGGGATATCTCTGTGTGCATTTAGCTCGTATGAAACTCCTTTTGGAGATGTAGAGTGCTCGGATTTTTTACTGCAAAGCCTAAAGGAGCAGTTTAATCTTCCATGTGTCTTGCAAGCGCATGTCGAACATAGTACGGAAGTTCAATTTCCTTTCATAAAACACTATATAGAGGATGCCGAGATAGTGGAACTGGTATATTCGCAAGTCGAAGCTGAAGCGTTATCTGAAGTTATAGATTATATTTTAAAACAGAATAATTGCGGTGTTATCATAAGCAGCGATTTAAGCCATTTTTACACTCTTAGCAATGCAACAAGGCTGGATAATATCTGTTTGGAAGCAATCAAAAAGATGGATACGAATAGGCTTCATGAAGGGTGTGAGGCTTGCGGGATGACAGGCATTGAAGCACTGCTTATAAGCGTTAAAAAAAAGGGTTTAACTCCTCTTTTGCTTGATTATAGAACCAGTGCTGATGCAAGCGGCGATATGCATAGAGTAGTCGGGTATGTAAGCGCTTGTTTTTATGAATAAAAATATATTTCAAAATATTCCAAAGCCTTGCGAAAATGAGTTTTTTGAAGAGCTTATTTTAAAAAATGGGGTAAAGATAGAGAGAATCGTATCTTTCGGACATACTACGAAAGAGTTTGAATGGTACGACCAAGAGAGCGATGAATGGGTAGTTTTGCTTCAAGGAGAGGCTCTGCTCTCTTTTTTAGATGAAACTGATGTACGAATGAAAGCCGGAGATTATATAAATATTCCTGCACATAAAAAACATAGAGTATCGTGGACTAAACCGGATGAAGAGACTGTTTGGCTGGCGGTGCATTATTGATGTTGAGAGTATATGAAAATTAGGTAAAATACCGAACTAAAAAATTAGATTCCAAATCAAGTTTGGAATAAGGGTTGATATATTGAAATATTTTAAGTTTTCTTTTATTTTTACATTTATATGTTTGCTGATTGCCGGATGGTGGGGATATAATTTTGGAGGTTGGATTAATGCCGTAAATTTAATGTTTATAGCGCTGATTCTCGGACTTATGGAAGTGTCTCTCTCTTTTGACAACGCCGTCGTAAATGCTTCGATTTTAAAAACTTGGGATGAGCATTGGAAAAAACTTTTCTTAACCGTCGGTATTTTGGTTGCAGTTTTTGGGATGAGACTTCTTTTTCCTCTTGTGATTGTGGCTCAAACTGCTGATTTGGGACTTTTAGAAGTTTGGAACTTGGCACTTGAGAATCCCGTCGAATATTCTAACAAGCTTGTTGCTCATCATGCCGAAATATCCGCCTTTGGAGGGATGTTTTTATTGCTTGTTTTTCTTAACTTTATGCTTGATGAAGAAAAGAGTGTTCATTGGTTTGAAGCTCTTGAAGAGAAGTTAGGATTGCTTGGAAAAATTGAAGCTATCTCTATTTTTATAGCGATTGTAATTTTAATGATTTTTACCTCTTTTGTAGATCAGGAGAGCAAATTAGTCGTGCTAAGTGCCGGACTGTGGGGAATTGTTATATATGTGGGCGTTGATATAATCGGAGTTGTTTTAGAAAAAGAAGAGGATGATCCTTCTCTAGCCGATGTTGTAAAAAAAGGAAGTGTAGGCAGCTTTTTATACTTAGAAGTTTTGGATGCATCCTTTTCTTTTGACGGCGTGATAGGCGCTTTTGCCATAACAAAAGATATAGTAGCCATTATGCTGGGTCTTGGAATCGGAGCAATGTTTGTGAGATCTTTGACTATATATCTGGTTGAAAAAGGAACGCTTGACGAATATATATATTTGGAACACGGCGCACATTATGCCATAGGAATATTGGCTCTTATTATGCTCTTTGGTATGGAATTTCATATACCTGAAGTATTTACCGGACTTATCGGTATAGCTTTTATAGTGTTATCATTATGGTCTTCGGTTAAAAAAAATAGAGCTTGAAACCAAGCGGTAATTGAAATATGTTATAATGCTACTCTAAAAAAAATAAAGGAATTTTATAATGACCCAAAGCGACCCCGCCTCGCAAAGTTTTAACCGCATTGCCATAGGAACAGCCCTATGACACTATTGATAATTTATCTCTCAATCGCCCTTTTTATATCATTTATGTGTTCCGGTTTGGAAGCAGTTTTACTCTCTAGTACCAATTCGTATGTTGAAAGCTTGTCTAAGGATCATAATGAAGATTTAGTCAACAAAATCAAAAGATTAAAAGCAGATATCGACAAACCGATTTCATCTATTTTGACGGTAAACACTTTTGCCCACACTATGGGTGCAGCAGGTGTAGGTGCTCAAGCCCAGATTGTTTTTGGTGATGAGTGGCAAACGCTTATCGCTTTTATCGTGACGCTGCTTATTTTATATTTTTCAGAGATTATTCCTAAAACATATGGTGTTTTATATTGGAAAAAATTGCTGATTCCATCGGCGCATTTGATCTCGTTTTTAGTGACTATTACTACTCCTTTTACATGGTTTTCTTCGTTTTTAACAAACTCTATTTCAAAAAATAAAAAACATCAAAGCAGTTTTTCGCGAGATGAAATTATGGCAGTTGTTGCTCTGGGTGAAAAAGAGGGGACTATCCTTAGTAAAGAGAGTGACCTTATTGAAAATCTTTTAAAACTAAAAAATATAAAAGCAAAAGATATTATGACCCCAAGAAGCGTTGTTTTTGCTATGTCTGCTTCTACGACGATAGAAGATGCCATAGAAGACGACCGAATGTATATCCACTCCCGCATACCGATTTTTAGAGAAACGCTTGATGATGTCGTAGGTATCGTTTTTAATCAAAGAATTCTTGAAGAGAGCAATGAAGATAATGACAATATTACTTTAGAGAGCATCTCGCATGAAGTGCATATGGTGTCTGAGAATCTTCCCGTACCAAATCTTATAGATCAGTTTGTAAAACGAAAAACACACCTTTTTATAGTATATGATAATTATGGGCAGACGGTAGGTGTAGTTACTCTTGAAGATGCGATAGAGACACTTTTGGGGGTTGAAATCGTAGATGAGATGGATGAAATCGAAGATATGCAGGTTTTTGCAAAAGATAGAAGCAAACAGTTCCAAGACCGTATGAAAATTGAGAGAAAAAAACTTGAAAAAGCCAAGCTTGCTTAGTGGAGAAGAGAATGGTTAAAGTAAGTGCAATTCAGATGAGTATGAGCGAAGATAAAGTCTCAAATGTCGATAAAGCAGAAGCATTAGCGAGAGAAGCGGCAAAAAACGGTGCGCAAATCATACTTTTGCCTGAACTCTTTGAAGGCTTGTATTTTTGCAAAGATATGGATGAAAAGTACTTTTCATGGGCAGCACCGAGAGAGAAAAATGTTCTTATAGGGAGATTTTCTGCTTTGGCAAAAGAATTGAAAGTTGTAATTCTTATCAGCTATTTTGAAAAGAGCGATGAGGGATATTTTAACTCTCTAGTCGTTGCAGATGCAGACGGTCGTGTTATGGACAACTATCGCAAGACTCATATTCCCGACGGTCCTGGGTATGAAGAGAAGTTTTATTTCAAACCGGGAAACAGCGGATTTAAGGTTTATGATACCGCTTACGCTAAAATAGGCGTGGGCATCTGCTGGGATCAATGGTTTTGTGAAACGGCAAGGGCTTTGACGCTTATGGGTGCGGAGATTATTTTTTATCCGACTGCTATCGGAAGCGAGCCTGAAATTCATCTTGACTCTAAAGAGCATTGGCAGAGAGTTCAAATGGGGCATGCTGCGACAAATACCGTTCCCGTTGTTGTAGCAAACCGTATCGGCGAAGAAAAAGGCGATATGTGCATGCTTGATTTTTACGGCTCATCATTTATAACGGACTATACCGGTGCAAAAATCGCCGAAGCCTCAAGAGATAAAGAGGAGATAATCTACGCCGACTTTGACATAGAAGAGAACCAAAAACAGAGACACTATTGGGGACTTATAAGAGATAGGCAGCCAAAAGCGTATAACAATATTTGTAATTGAAACCTCTGAACTATACCCTAAATGACCAAAGGAAATACCCTTGCGGTACAAGTTCATGGTAACGGGTAGTTCGTCATTCCAAGCTTGACTTGGAATCTAGTTTATGATTTAATCAGAGGGTTTAATTGAATATATGTTACAAGAAAAAATTTACTTCTTATCAACATAAAAATTGGAACTATTATTGCTTTAAATAGCAAAATAGTCCAAAAAAGGGTGTGTTGATGGAGATTGTATTAAGAAATAATCTTATTCTTGTTACTACGGACTTTGATACATTAAATACTCAGTGGATGAAAGATTTTTTAAACAATCATTCAAGAGGTATGCTTTTTTTACCAAAAGCCGTGATGGTATTTAGAAATGAAACTTTAACCGAGGTTAGAGAAGAGTTTATAAAAGAGTTAAGCCAGTACCATGCCGCAAAACACGATTTCTCTCATGAGTTTTTTCTGCGTTCGATGCTAAAATTCGGAAATCAGCCAATCAGAATAGAGTTAAATAGGGATGAAGAGCCGCAAAATGTAAAAGTCAATCTCTATGCCTACAACAGCGATACGGTACTAATCACTCTTGATTATCCAAACTCTTGGGTTTTAAGCTATCTTCGTTCCCAGCTTGAAGTTTATGTAGAGAGAGGAACAGACACATCTTTGGTTCTTGATGTTTCCGACTATAGAGCAAAAGCCAGACTGGAGAGAGCTTTAAATAAACGACATGTCCTGCACTATCAAATTAGTTATAGTTACAACAGCCGTTTTATCAGTAAACTATATAGCGATTTTGCAAACTTTAGCTTTGGAACCCTTTGCAGGGATGAAGAGGATACTCAAAAAAACTATTTTTATACTGTTTTACAGTGTCCGATCGGAGCGAGCCAAGACACTATAAAAGATAGTTACAAAAGGCTTGCAAAGGCTTACCATCCGGATAAAATCCTGCAGGAAGCTCCGCATATGGTAAAGCGTTACACTCAAAAATTTCAACAGCTGCAAGAGGCGTACTCTGCACTGCGAGTAGTCAGTTAAACTTATCTTTAAAAAGTTCTTCCGTCGGTTCATCTTTTTTTACATTTTTCAAAAGTGCGTTAAAGTCATTTGCCGTGTATAGTGCCAATTTTTTGCCTTGATCTTTTGACAACTCATTAGAGAAGCCTCTTTTTGAAAATATAACGATTTGAGTCGGCTCAATTTGGAGTTTTTCGCACTTCTCTACTATTCTGTGCCATTCGCTTTTGTTTACTTTGTGGTTTGTCCACTTGCACTCCGCAATATAAATTTTTTCATCTTTTGTTATAGTAAGTATATCTATCTCGACATTGGCATCCCAATAACTGCCTGAACTAAGGATTTGCGAATCTCTGAGATTATAATTTAGAAGAATTTCTGAGAGTTCTTCAAAAACCAAACTTGTATAACCGTTTTGTCTTATCTGAAAATCTTTTAAAAATTCTTCATATTCGCCTTGTTCTATTTTTTTTGCGTGAGGAACTATAAAGTAGAACCAAAATCTTATAAAAGGGTGCGTGAAAAGCACTTTATGAGATATTCTATGTCTTGCAATCTCTCTTTTTAGTTTGCCGTTTGGGTTGAGGCTGCGTGCGGGTTCTTCTCTTGAGAACTCTATTTGAATCAGCCCTTTTTGCACAAGATAGTTGAGTGCACTTCCGCCGTTTGCATTGTTAAGCCCCGCTCTGTTAAAAGCTGAGAAAATCTTTCTATCACCTACCGCTAAAGCATGAAGAAGTCGCGAACACTCTCTGTTTGCCAAAGTTAAATCTTCTATTTTCTTATTTATTGTTTTGTAATTTTCAAGAATTAGCTCTTTTATTAAAAAAATCATCTCTTTGGTCGTATCTATCTCCCAGCCAAGTCCTCCAAACACAGCAAAGTACTCAATTTGCACTTCCATGTCATCGGGATAATTTCTTGCATAAAATGAACGAAATTGTTCTAATAGTTTGTTTTTTAACATAAATTTATTTTATCATAATTCACTTCCCCATTTCAACATATCTATGCCGTACTTCTCTCTTATGTTTTGCGAATGTTGTGTCAGTTTGTGCATTTTCAACTCATCATGAAATCCTATGAGCGATAACTCTTTTTTAGACTCTCTTGTAAAGCTTGAACAGTTTATGCTTATTCTAATCACATACAGTCTTTTATAAACATCTGCTTCGTTAAAAAGGCTCAAGCACAAAGAGTCAAACTTTTTTTCCGTAAAAATCTCACACAAGCTTATATTTTTATGGGATTTTTGATTCATCTCGTAAGCTATGCTTAGGTGAAAAACGGTAGGAATTACTCTTAGTTTTAAAACTGCAAAACTCAGGTGTCTAGCAAGAATATGTACTCTCCTCTCCAACTCGCCTCTGTCGTATAGAGGGTCAAAAGTGCGTGATATTCCTATGGATTTTCGCCTGTGCTCTGTTTGAATTTCATCATCGCTCATCCCGCATACTCTGGCATAAAGCTCTTTTGCATAAGCTCCCCATGATTCAACGGTTCCTCTTCTTTTTTTTAGCTCTCCTAGTGTATGAATCCGAGCAGAGAGAAGTTTTGTTTTCATGCTCTTACCGATTCCCGCAAACTCTCCTACGGGAATCTTCTCTATAAAACTTTCCAACTCATGCGGATATACGACTCTGCATCCAAACGGTTTGGCGTAGGTTGTAGCAAGTTTGGCAATGTAGCGGGTTTTTGCCGCACCGATTGAGACGGGAAGTTTTATCACATCTTTTATCTCATTTTTTAAATTTTTAATAAAATCCTCCACATCACCATCTTCAACCCAGCCGCCGAGATCCCCGTAAAATTCGTCAATGCTTGCCTGCTCGATTAACGGTATCTTTGTTTGCAAAAATTCATGAAGCTCATGCGAGAGTTTTTGATAGAGCGACATATCGGGAGCTTTGATGATGAGATGCGGACAGAGTGAGAGCGCTTCTTTTATACTCATGGCAGTCTTTACGCCGTAAGCCCTTGCTTCGTAGCTTGAAGTGGTAAGAATACCTCGCACGCGCCCGTCCTCATCTTTAAAAGCATCTATATCATCGTCTTTGGCTTCATACGCTTTGTAAAAAGTGGGCACGAATGAACCTGAGTT from Sulfurimonas sp. includes:
- a CDS encoding TIGR01777 family oxidoreductase — its product is MKIAICGKSGLVGSKLDKLFTSQHNEVIGVKIREDTSALDVAKQIEKCDVLINLSGVTILARWSSEYKKKLYSSRIDTTKKLVDAIEICKEKPKLFLTSSAVGIYDSTHSHSDDSTDFADDFLSALCRDWEAEANRAQNFGVRTVAMRFGVIYAKEGGAMDKILPPFKMGVGGKLGSGEQIVSWIHIDDLLRAILFIMKTPEISGSVNFTSPYPLTNSEQTEILGKVLNRPVFLGVPSFALKLVFGEGSRVMLDSKEVYPAKLLEHGFVFDYEKFEDALLEIVR
- the amrA gene encoding AmmeMemoRadiSam system protein A, with amino-acid sequence MVNPILLRVAKSAILRKFDTSYKFDEKSLLEIYPLLKKEGAAFVTLKYDHHLRGCIGSIIAHRSLYDDVVNNAVSAAFNDPRFHHLHENELSHIWVEVSVLTEPEILEYEDFNDLLKKVEQGVDGLIIKHDVYQGTFLPQVWEQLKTPKEFLEHLSMKAGLSPSVYDLHPEIYRYHVEAIEEKFDDILPL
- the amrB gene encoding AmmeMemoRadiSam system protein B produces the protein MKRKMSVSGAFYPGRAVEIERYFEHFSAIYDEDSVLPDVKSKIVIVPHAGYVYSGYSANVAYRILQKSGAKKFVVIGPSHKVAFEGISLCAFSSYETPFGDVECSDFLLQSLKEQFNLPCVLQAHVEHSTEVQFPFIKHYIEDAEIVELVYSQVEAEALSEVIDYILKQNNCGVIISSDLSHFYTLSNATRLDNICLEAIKKMDTNRLHEGCEACGMTGIEALLISVKKKGLTPLLLDYRTSADASGDMHRVVGYVSACFYE
- a CDS encoding cupin domain-containing protein, whose product is MNKNIFQNIPKPCENEFFEELILKNGVKIERIVSFGHTTKEFEWYDQESDEWVVLLQGEALLSFLDETDVRMKAGDYINIPAHKKHRVSWTKPDEETVWLAVHY
- a CDS encoding DUF475 domain-containing protein, with the translated sequence MLKYFKFSFIFTFICLLIAGWWGYNFGGWINAVNLMFIALILGLMEVSLSFDNAVVNASILKTWDEHWKKLFLTVGILVAVFGMRLLFPLVIVAQTADLGLLEVWNLALENPVEYSNKLVAHHAEISAFGGMFLLLVFLNFMLDEEKSVHWFEALEEKLGLLGKIEAISIFIAIVILMIFTSFVDQESKLVVLSAGLWGIVIYVGVDIIGVVLEKEEDDPSLADVVKKGSVGSFLYLEVLDASFSFDGVIGAFAITKDIVAIMLGLGIGAMFVRSLTIYLVEKGTLDEYIYLEHGAHYAIGILALIMLFGMEFHIPEVFTGLIGIAFIVLSLWSSVKKNRA
- a CDS encoding CNNM domain-containing protein, translated to MTLLIIYLSIALFISFMCSGLEAVLLSSTNSYVESLSKDHNEDLVNKIKRLKADIDKPISSILTVNTFAHTMGAAGVGAQAQIVFGDEWQTLIAFIVTLLILYFSEIIPKTYGVLYWKKLLIPSAHLISFLVTITTPFTWFSSFLTNSISKNKKHQSSFSRDEIMAVVALGEKEGTILSKESDLIENLLKLKNIKAKDIMTPRSVVFAMSASTTIEDAIEDDRMYIHSRIPIFRETLDDVVGIVFNQRILEESNEDNDNITLESISHEVHMVSENLPVPNLIDQFVKRKTHLFIVYDNYGQTVGVVTLEDAIETLLGVEIVDEMDEIEDMQVFAKDRSKQFQDRMKIERKKLEKAKLA
- the aguB gene encoding N-carbamoylputrescine amidase, with translation MVKVSAIQMSMSEDKVSNVDKAEALAREAAKNGAQIILLPELFEGLYFCKDMDEKYFSWAAPREKNVLIGRFSALAKELKVVILISYFEKSDEGYFNSLVVADADGRVMDNYRKTHIPDGPGYEEKFYFKPGNSGFKVYDTAYAKIGVGICWDQWFCETARALTLMGAEIIFYPTAIGSEPEIHLDSKEHWQRVQMGHAATNTVPVVVANRIGEEKGDMCMLDFYGSSFITDYTGAKIAEASRDKEEIIYADFDIEENQKQRHYWGLIRDRQPKAYNNICN
- a CDS encoding J domain-containing protein, with product MEIVLRNNLILVTTDFDTLNTQWMKDFLNNHSRGMLFLPKAVMVFRNETLTEVREEFIKELSQYHAAKHDFSHEFFLRSMLKFGNQPIRIELNRDEEPQNVKVNLYAYNSDTVLITLDYPNSWVLSYLRSQLEVYVERGTDTSLVLDVSDYRAKARLERALNKRHVLHYQISYSYNSRFISKLYSDFANFSFGTLCRDEEDTQKNYFYTVLQCPIGASQDTIKDSYKRLAKAYHPDKILQEAPHMVKRYTQKFQQLQEAYSALRVVS
- a CDS encoding DUF234 domain-containing protein; the encoded protein is MLKNKLLEQFRSFYARNYPDDMEVQIEYFAVFGGLGWEIDTTKEMIFLIKELILENYKTINKKIEDLTLANRECSRLLHALAVGDRKIFSAFNRAGLNNANGGSALNYLVQKGLIQIEFSREEPARSLNPNGKLKREIARHRISHKVLFTHPFIRFWFYFIVPHAKKIEQGEYEEFLKDFQIRQNGYTSLVFEELSEILLNYNLRDSQILSSGSYWDANVEIDILTITKDEKIYIAECKWTNHKVNKSEWHRIVEKCEKLQIEPTQIVIFSKRGFSNELSKDQGKKLALYTANDFNALLKNVKKDEPTEELFKDKFN
- a CDS encoding DNA polymerase IV, giving the protein MKIHIDIDCFFVSATRIKEPLLLGRPVAIGGRSDTKIFNKEAKNQSVNLENSGSFVPTFYKAYEAKDDDIDAFKDEDGRVRGILTTSSYEARAYGVKTAMSIKEALSLCPHLIIKAPDMSLYQKLSHELHEFLQTKIPLIEQASIDEFYGDLGGWVEDGDVEDFIKNLKNEIKDVIKLPVSIGAAKTRYIAKLATTYAKPFGCRVVYPHELESFIEKIPVGEFAGIGKSMKTKLLSARIHTLGELKKRRGTVESWGAYAKELYARVCGMSDDEIQTEHRRKSIGISRTFDPLYDRGELERRVHILARHLSFAVLKLRVIPTVFHLSIAYEMNQKSHKNISLCEIFTEKKFDSLCLSLFNEADVYKRLYVIRISINCSSFTRESKKELSLIGFHDELKMHKLTQHSQNIREKYGIDMLKWGSEL